In Mangifera indica cultivar Alphonso chromosome 1, CATAS_Mindica_2.1, whole genome shotgun sequence, a single genomic region encodes these proteins:
- the LOC123208326 gene encoding receptor-like protein 33: MLQGLFPIPQPYLSLISLSNNNLTGEIPDLICSMSFIEILDLSNNSLSGNIPECMGNFNSLHVLDLRKNRFNGSIPRTFARGNNYRTLNFNNNELKGSIPRSLINCSRLEVLDLGNNKINDTFPYWLGNLPELQVLVLRSNKLYGSNWGCSKKKNCFPKLRIFDLSNNTISGSLPTRYFKNLNAMMDFGEAERRLQYMGENYYQDSVMVTWKGFEYQLVKIITIFTTIDFSNNNFHGEIPEVIGKLHALRLLNLSQNNLIGCIPPSIGNMSDLESLDLSSNKLVGKIPWQLTKLNFLGFLNLSKNHLNGPIPRDNHFDTFPNNSYDGNLALCGFPLSNTCETYEKTPQSLSKSNDGESSNGFGWKAVLIGYGCGMVLGVTMGYLVFSTGKPLWVIRIVEGRQPRKGRRLNNKRGRRNT; this comes from the coding sequence ATGCTCCAGGGATTGTTTCCAATTCCACAACCTTACTTGAGCTTAATTTCACtatcaaacaataatttgacTGGGGAGATACCAGACTTGATTTGTAGTATGAGCTTCATTGAGATTTTAGATCTATCAAATAACAGTTTAAGTGGTAACATTCCAGAATGCATGGGAAATTTTAATAGTCTTCATGTGTTAGATCTGCGGAAGAATAGATTTAATGGCTCTATTCCAAGAACATTTGCAAGGGGAAACAACTATAGGACCCTTAACTTCAATAACAATGAATTGAAAGGATCAATTCCACGGTCATTGATCAACTGTTCAAGGCTCGAAGTTCTTGATCTTGGAAACAACAAGATAAATGACACGTTCCCATATTGGTTGGGAAATCTTCCAGAGCTACAAGTGTTGGTTCTTCGTTCCAACAAATTATACGGTTCTAATTGGGGTTGttctaagaagaaaaattgttttccTAAGTTGAGAATCTTTGATCTCTCAAACAACACAATTAGTGGTTCTTTGCCAACGAGgtatttcaaaaatcttaatGCCATGATGGACTTTGGTGAAGCTGAGAGAAGGTTGCAATACATGGGTGAGAATTATTATCAAGATTCTGTGATGGTAACTTGGAAAGGATTTGAGTATCAACTAGTGAAGATTATCACTATTTTCACTaccattgatttttcaaataacaattttcatggAGAGATTCCAGAAGTAATTGGGAAGCTTCATGCTCTTCGTCTTCTCAATCTTTCTCAAAACAACCTAATAGGTTGTATCCCACCATCTATTGGGAATATGAGTGACTTGGAATCCTTAGACCTTTCTTCAAATAAGTTAGTTGGGAAAATTCCTTGGCAATTGaccaaattgaattttcttGGGTTTCTCAATTTGTCAAAAAACCATCTCAACGGGCCCATACCTCGAGACAACCACTTTGATACCTTTCCAAACAATTCATATGATGGGAATTTGGCATTATGTGGATTTCCATTGTCAAACACATGTGAAACTTATGAGAAGACACCACAATCACTCTCAAAATCAAATGATGGAGAATCTTCAAATGGTTTTGGTTGGAAAGCAGTGTTGATTGGCTACGGATGTGGAATGGTATTAGGAGTTACGATGGGATATCTTGTGTTCTCAACTGGAAAGCCTCTATGGGTTATAAGGATTGTTGAAGGAAGGCAACCTAGGAAGGGAAGAAGGCTGAACAACAAACGTGGAAGAAGAAATACTTAA
- the LOC123197883 gene encoding receptor-like protein Cf-9 yields MSWKKDKDCCSWDGVTCDSVTGYVIGLDLSCSWLYGNIPSNTSFFLLPQLKKLNLAFNDFKLSKISPDFGRITSLTHLNLSFSNFSGHIPFEISHLSKLVTLDLSSNYFEIDSFSVRIERPVFERLVQNLTMLKDLVLHHVDMSSIVPSSMKNLSSSLTYLSLWYCKLQGNFPVDVFRLPNLQILQLRVNFNLTSHFPKSNWSTPLKSLDVSDMSMSEQLPNSINNLLYLKELFLDNCTLGGSVPTILRNLTQLTSLSLSYNEFNGQIPSFLSNLANLQDLCLSNNNFIGQFPEFFFNLTQLQSLSLSRNQLTGPIPSFLLNLVNLQQLYLRNNSFIGQLPEFFSNLTQFQYLDLSINQLTGPIPSSLFQLVSLKGLDLSSNSLSGIIEFHMFSKLKNLWYLSLSHNNLFVTTTGFNVNSSFLNLNLCIYLLATLVNSQVS; encoded by the coding sequence ATGTCTTGGAAAAAGGATAAAGATTGTTGCTCTTGGGATGGGGTCACATGTGATTCAGTGACTGGTTATGTGATTGGTCTTGACCTTAGTTGTAGTTGGCTTTATGGAAATATCCCTTCAAACACtagtttctttcttcttcctcaattGAAAAAGCTCAATCTAGCTTTCAATGATTTTAAACTCTCTAAAATTTCCCCTGATTTTGGTCGAATAACCAGTTTGACACACCTGAATctctcattttcaaactttagtggTCACATTCCATTTGAAATCTCACATTTGTCTAAATTGGTTACACTAGACTTGTCCTCAAACTATTTTGAGATTGATAGTTTTTCTGTGAGAATTGAAAGACCAGTTTTTGAAAGGCTAGTTCAGAATTTGACGATGTTAAAAGACCTTGTTCTTCATCATGTGGACATGTCCTCCATTGTGCCTAGTTCGATGAAGAATCTATCTTCCTCTCTAACTTATCTAAGTCTATGGTATTGTAAATTGCAAGGGAACTTTCCAGTTGATGTCTTTCGCCTACCAAATTTGCAGATCCTTCAGTTAAGAGTTAACTTCAACTTGACAAGTCATTTTCCCAAAAGTAATTGGAGTACACCACTCAAGTCTTTGGATGTCTCCGACATGAGCATGTCCGAACAGTTACCAAACTCAATCAACAATCTCTTGTACTTAAAGGAGTTGTTTCTTGATAATTGCACTCTAGGGGGATCAGTTCCTACAATACTTAGAAACCTTACACAACTTACATCTTTGAGTCTCTCATATAACGAATTCAATGGTCAAATACCATCATTTCTTTCAAATCTTGCCAATCTTCAGGATTTATGTCTTTCGAACAACAATTTTATTGGTCAATTtcctgaattttttttcaacttaacACAACTTCAATCTTTATCCTTGTCACGTAATCAACTCACTGGCCCAATACCATCATTTCTTTTAAATCTTGTCAATCTTCAGCAGTTATATCTTCGGAACAATAGTTTTATTGGTCAACTTCCTGAATTTTTTTCCAACTTAACACAATTTCAGTATTTAGACTTGtcaattaatcaattaactGGTCCAATTCCAAGTTCACTCTTTCAACTTGTGAGTCTAAAAGGCCTTGATCTTTCTTCTAATAGTTTAAGTGGTATTATAGAGTTTCACATGTTTTCAAAGCTCAAAAACCTTTGGtacctttctctttctcataaCAATTTGTTTGTGACCACTACCGGATTCAATGTCAACTCATCATTCCTCAACTTGAATCTTTGTATTTATCTGCTTGCAACATTAGTAAATTCCCAGGTTTCTTAA
- the LOC123208317 gene encoding receptor-like protein 9DC3 — MMSWKEDDDCCTWDGVTCDSVTGRVIGLDLSCSWLYGNIPSNTSLFLLPQLKTLNLSFNDFKLSKIFPDFGRISSLTHLNLSTSNFSGHIPFEISHLSKLVTLDISNYFGSNDFHVRIERLVFERLVQNLTVLTELVLDGVDMSSIVPSSMKNLSSSLNYLSLWHCKLQGNVPVDIFRLPNLQFLWLGYNFNLTGNLPKVNWSTPLKILDVSDMSMSEQLPNSISNLFSLRKLYLSNCTLVGSIPAALRNLTQLTSLSLSNNKFNGQIPSFLSNLANLQHLFLRNNNFIGQFPEFVFNSTLLQSLDLSSNQLTGPIPSFLSNLANLYYLSLSNNNFIGQFPKFFFNLTQLFQLDLSSNQLTGLIPVCFINSSQLSHLYLSSNQLTGPIPSFLLNLANLHDLSLWNNNFIGQFPEFFFNLSQLQSLDLSSNQLIGPISSSIFELVSLTFLDLSSNSLNGIIEFHMFSKLKNLRYLSLSNNNLSVTTTGFNVNSSFPQLGSLFLSACNISEFPGFLRSLDHLSQLDLSENKIHGHIPNWMLEIGKETLSWLNLSHNSLTGTIQLPWKNLIYLDLHSNMFQGLLPIPQPYMRLILLSNNNLAGEIPNLICNMSFIEILDLSNNSLSGIIPECMGNFSTLHVLDLRKNRFNGSIPRTFAKGNNYRTLNFNNNKLKGSIPWSLINCSKLEVLDLGNNKLNGMFPYWLGNLSKLQVLVLRSNKLYGSNWGCSKTKNCFPKLKIFDLSNNKISGILPARYFKNLYAMTDFGDAQRRLQYMGEDYYQDSVMVTWKGFEYQLVKIITIFTTIDFSNNNFHGEIPEVIGKLRALHLLNLSQNNLTGCIPPSIGNMSALESLDLSSNKLVGKIPWQLTKLNFLGFLNLSKNHLTGPIPRDNHFDTFPNNSYDGNLALCGFPLSNTCGTYDETTQLLSKSDDGKSSYSFGWKEVLIGYGCGKVLGVTMGYLVFSTGKPQWVIRIVEGEQPRKRRTLNNKHGRRSPMGEY, encoded by the coding sequence ATGATGTCTTGGAAAGAGGATGATGATTGTTGCACTTGGGATGGGGTCACATGTGATTCAGTGACTGGTCGTGTGATTGGCCTCGACCTTAGCTGTAGTTGGCTTTATGGAAATATCCCTTCAAACACtagcctttttcttcttcctcaattGAAAACACTCAACCTatcttttaatgattttaaactcTCTAAAATTTTCCCTGATTTTGGTCGAATATCTAGTTTGACACACCTTAACCTTTCCACCTCAAACTTTAGTGGTCATATTCCATTTGAAATCTCACATTTGTCTAAATTGGTTACACTAGACATCTCAAACTACTTCGGGAGTAATGATTTTCATGTGAGAATTGAAAGACTAGTTTTCGAAAGGCTAGTTCAAAATTTGACAGTGTTAACCGAGCTTGTTCTTGATGGTGTGGACATGTCCTCCATTGTGCCTAGTTCGATGAAGAATCTATCTTCCTCTCTAAATTATCTAAGTCTATGGCATTGTAAATTGCAAGGGAACGTCCCAGTTGACATATTTCGCCTACCCAATTTGCAGTTCCTTTGGTTAGGATATAACTTCAACTTGACAGGTAATCTTCCCAAAGTTAATTGGAGTACACCACTCAAGATTTTGGATGTCTCTGACATGAGCATGTCAGAACAATTACCTAATTCAATCAGCAATCTCTTTTCCTTGAGGAAGTTGTATCTCAGCAATTGTACTCTAGTGGGATCGATTCCAGCAGCACTTAGAAACCTTACACAACTTACATCTTTGAGTCTCtcaaataacaaattcaatGGTCAAATACCATCATTTCTTTCAAATCTTGCCAATCTTCAGCATTTATTTCTTaggaacaataattttattggtcAATTTCCTGAATTTGTTTTCAACTCAACACTGCTTCAGTCTTTAGACTTGTCAAGTAATCAATTAACTGGTCCAATACCATCATTTCTTTCAAATCTTGCCAATCTTTACTATTTATCTCTTTcgaacaataattttattggtcaatttcctaaattttttttcaacttaacACAACTTTTTCAATTAGACTTGTCAAGTAACCAACTCACCGGCCTAATTCCAGTTTGTTTTATCAACTCATCGCAGCTTTCCCATCTCTACTTGTCAAGTAATCAGTTAACTGGTCCAATACCATCATTTCTTTTAAACCTTGCCAATCTTCATGATTTATCTCTTtggaacaataattttattggtcaatttcctgaattttttttcaacttatCACAACTTCAGTCTTTAGACTTGTCAAGTAATCAATTAATTGGTCCAATCTCAAGTTCAATCTTTGAACTTGTGAGTCTAACTTTCCTTGATCTTTCTTCAAATAGTTTAAACGGTATTATAGAGTTTCACAtgttttcaaaactcaaaaaccTTAGGTACCTTTCTCTTTCTAATAACAATTTGTCTGTGACCACTACCGGATTCAATGTCAACTCATCGTTTCCTCAACTTGGATCTTTGTTTTTATCTGCTTGCAACATTAGTGAATTCCCAGGTTTCTTAAGAAGCCTAGATCATTTATCTCAGCTAGATCTTTCTGAAAATAAAATCCATGGTCATATACCTAATTGGATGTTGGAGATTGGAAAAGAGACTCTGTCCTGGCTAAATCTTTCCCACAACTCTCTCACAGGCACAATACAGCTTCCATGGAAAAATCTCATATATCTAGACCTTCATTCTAACATGTTCCAGGGATTGCTTCCAATTCCACAGCCTTACATGAGATTAATATTACTGTCAAACAACAATTTGGCTGGGGAGATACCAAACTTGATCTGTAATATGAGCTTCATTGAGATTTTAGATCTGTCAAATAACAGTTTAAGTGGTATCATTCCAGAATGCATGGGAAATTTCAGTACTCTTCATGTGTTGGATCTGCGGAAGAATAGATTTAATGGCTCCATTCCAAGAACATTCGCAAAGGGAAACAACTATAGGACCCTTAACTTCAACAACAATAAATTGAAAGGGTCAATTCCATGGTCATTGATCAACTGTTCAAAACTCGAAGTTCTTGATCTTGGAAACAACAAGTTAAATGGCATGTTCCCATATTGGTTGGGAAATCTTTCAAAGCTACAAGTGTTGGTTCTTCGTTCCAACAAATTATATGGTTCTAATTGGGGTTGTTCAAAGACCAAAAATTGTTTTCctaagttgaaaatttttgatcTTTCAAACAACAAGATTAGTGGTATTTTGCCAGCTAGGTATTTCAAAAATCTTTATGCCATGACAGACTTTGGTGATGCTCAGAGGAGGTTGCAATACATGGGTGAAGATTATTATCAAGATTCTGTGATGGTAACATGGAAAGGATTTGAGTATCAACTGGTGAAAATTATAACTATTTTCACTACCATTGATTtctcaaataacaattttcatggGGAGATTCCAGAAGTAATTGGGAAGCTTCGTGCTCTTCATCTTCTCAATCTTTCTCAAAATAACCTAACAGGTTGTATCCCACCTTCTATTGGAAATATGAGTGCTCTGGAATCCTTGGACCTCTCTTCAAATAAGCTAGTTGGGAAAATTCCTTGGCAATTGaccaaattgaattttcttggatttttgaatttgtcaaaaaaCCATCTCACCGGACCCATACCTCGAGACAACCACTTTGATACCTTCCCAAACAATTCATATGATGGGAATTTGGCATTATGTGGATTTCCTTTGTCAAACACATGTGGAACTTATGATGAGACAACACAACTACTCTCAAAATCAGATGATGGAAAATCTTCATATAGTTTTGGTTGGAAAGAAGTATTGATTGGCTACGGATGCGGAAAGGTGTTAGGAGTTACGATGGGATATCTTGTGTTCTCAACAGGAAAGCCTCAGTGGGTTATAAGAATTGTTGAAGGAGAACAGCCAAGAAAGAGGAGAACGCTGAACAACAAACATGGAAGAAGAAGTCCCATGGGTGAGTATTAG
- the LOC123208331 gene encoding receptor-like protein 33 yields the protein MGENYYQDSVMVTWKGFEYQLVKIITIFTTIDFSNNNFHGEIPEVIGKLHALRLLNLPQNNLIGCIPPSIGNMSDLESLDLSSNKLVGKIPRQLTKLNFLGFLNLSKNHLSGPIPRDNHFDTFPNNLYDGNLALCGFPLSNTCETYEKTPQPLSKSDDGESSNGFGWKAVLIGYKCGMVLGVTMGYLVFSTGKPLWVIRIVEGRQPEEGRRLNNKRGRRST from the coding sequence ATGGGTGAGAATTATTATCAAGATTCTGTGATGGTAACTTGGAAAGGATTTGAGTATCAACTAGTGAAGATTATCACTATTTTCACTaccattgatttttcaaataacaattttcatggAGAGATTCCAGAAGTAATTGGGAAGCTTCATGCTCTTCGTCTTCTCAATCTTCCTCAAAACAACCTAATAGGTTGTATCCCACCATCTATTGGGAATATGAGTGACTTGGAATCCTTAGACCTTTCTTCAAATAAGTTAGTTGGGAAAATTCCTCGGCAATTGaccaaattgaattttcttGGATTTCTCAATTTGTCAAAAAACCATCTCAGCGGACCCATACCTCGAGACAACCACTTCGATACCTTTCCAAACAATTTATATGATGGGAATTTGGCATTATGTGGATTTCCTCTGTCAAACACATGTGAAACTTATGAGAAGACACCACAACCACTCTCAAAATCAGATGATGGAGAATCTTCAAATGGTTTTGGTTGGAAAGCAGTATTGATTGGCTACAAATGTGGAATGGTATTAGGAGTTACGATGGGATATCTTGTGTTCTCAACAGGAAAGCCTCTGTGGGTTATAAGGATTGTTGAAGGAAGACAACCTGAAGAGGGGAGAAGGTTGAACAACAAACGTGGAAGAAGAAGTACTTAA